The following proteins are co-located in the Besnoitia besnoiti strain Bb-Ger1 chromosome Unknown contig00007, whole genome shotgun sequence genome:
- a CDS encoding uncharacterized protein (encoded by transcript BESB_072770) → MPQPSPLICALKSDSEFSEATPKTKMEPRRRKRKGGGRASWGAAPPHALPSAESHLKRGIGAASMAGRSQPTPASSARSSSFSPVCLESHGRAISPRQSSSRRCPRSTSAHASSLRPSSPASPATGGSQPRPVGRRGAGASARNEAASHPPFTSSAPAAPRCAATRRPFSQTRGSSGETAGRSSAAPLPRAPVLFSPPPVSASLASFSAPFRASAAPAPSSPRTRLPSPDADQRAPAGAERKPRGGARLGLLKAVAAGAARAHRAKLRTARCDAESPPVGASGDASPQAPPATELYVPLAASDGVSGLSVSCSSPCALPQAASPLASSGPSSALPAFCAAASSGEAEARANDPSELSGDGQGETGTLGQREEQPESLRKRASAAWPPGAVETRSPEEAERARRSASAQRELCDGSGADHHATRRRKRMASSRGDAEDAGNQAAREIAGECGPASEEARLADTEKQEVQRQTAADAGAPEEGRKTAEARQGRHTRDTREGGGAYRTRAEDFESEPRSCDSERCAVGGILNASVSAASGIRAEPGDREEAAGASPATERRGWGEEAKRHGARLAPGLEATAADTRETEARPGDEDASLDTQRRQREAVPASKAESARGGCSAEGANTQRRADSGHAEDMRCVDSPAQIESVLPDTEEEGPRMRIEAERPSASAAQTLPSGSPRFPANHPLSSSPSAVSPLPAHHSSLRPSSSDSSPFASDSAPSPLYLLPFSSFCATTANAAPARRSSVHPRPSPASHPSVAAVSLSSAPPRPLLPPAFPPAGASSLPASASPVRSPAWPLTSCPAARAAPCLRSRPASPPSSPCGDQPLPFSAWLASHHAKALFGGDDSASCFSPAPPRQSGKAAAPPVAVAAFESPPPAPDCGWTWAVRPRATSNPPAPHVTQSPCAAAAQLSPTCRQSDRATGESLQAATAAEAKGEQAAPRAPGTEESADGGDTLNGRVTEEAAGEEGTSGLTGGGETTWEGAGAADRDEEGLMKEYTQSEKAECETALANRNEAAHEENCCRVEEEECGEGLGLRADEEFEREGESAECLAQGKAVNELRGLLTGRSNRGDAGARQPSRALSGDCEGEREKGRQQEQNGHGGEVEPPKSSESAAPTDAEVCDADKTVNTRDLHRATQKRDARAGARVVIRQLPHPCRPAPVGSPRGCPTTGESEACQDPRTRDEAVAVTREARAVEECGPCKAIKVPLHASGCASAGASASSSCVVLSRSRAAPAWAAETGLCAEEGAETEARPEARQAQAYRGAPEGGSAEKDSREGEAADATQSRESEPASQACPVDSALSSQTPEEDAGGGERGPDEIDSRDRESGAECAGRLSAPVEAPSQAAERACLLAATDTQEGGDSEARREASTRTREVSATGEARGEAEDVLARTSRSAHSAKHPLAVEQEKCTGGEPREVVGDGEGCAREEREAAWSKPSDLGTRRDSALVPGGEEEAWRGEKTALVRELASLKEQNAALERDVARLRFELAARGASREIPEDTGPAETVPAPAETAPALAEADGVSQPRPPATRSGPSRLSDLQRDDAAASGDACGLPRGAAETQRAAVRRETLPEGVTARCLSLGPAESRAIAGASKCTCDVGIQTETSTPVVPAAQEVAGGVLPRPSASSPASSPASATAGRPCPRPRPPGPPPRGQKPSGPRALRAGLSASAASTPRVPARASLAADATPAALKAWGCCVDRKRLPSLATLAGRAAVGRDQEAARKRGGGNPILSGEAPPGCGADARGDSAVALPGEFTGHVAQAHDGAESVFWLARAGPLVTHLACLEALGRRGLSIVGDRSEARAGGAAYSDAERRRRRQDREQEASPSAPAAALCLAGPRSRSTEASGRFGANAEGASLELSRARNSGGNGFKRLPQKDAVVQDFLHALGPSIFAASGSPPPAVVAAAKQLRSLLRPSLPAGGKKQNTVDHACPQLAGSGLGPALAGSLRGAGPVGGVGLPDLAGAQTQAEARRGAADAKDGERTEAEEGADTPEDIIAQRKCSLSPALKKTIGIFLSAIRRAATDKSRFLEAFQEQLLSCSLKSAHIDLILDVIPDLGIEGSEKQALWREGEKALASSLEGVAAKLRRLGLAASLPLALPLSDEEKLVHIVFSFESLRRRVELLQFLSEKHLHPLLASYSARIRVKLEALQLLRAKAPALRLLFANLLATVDILNREEEANNPPEGEEAPHSCELDVADAGGGRENRGKKRLRGEEYPQQEADVMTRPAWFRWSVTLRKVEEGEKGSASLWVSPARTAAHDEQKTDQKIQSRGVFAADRRVSPLLRSLAAHSGRIFDAGELLLLKRAAEQPVENLLADVSGLVAALRGLAWAVRLLRKKKHPSEPADKVDFRAGADTADTQLPAARFEGQPTHTLTETGGETANTAQPQPSAAAGPGGSLGPGGGARSPEPALGSTPVPAWCVVHIAQKLETCLERQSLSWPEAPRPADAFLPHLEATLSALVTSHVEPLLSLSLELAYRYTLTALWMGDPDPFLPLAAPAKHPSSTASSASPSESAPALPLLLGEARAALCAALLPPLQASAASSAQSGTRQNLFALLLQFFETYHKAEESVACELLRHAQPEPPAGAPPLPLWRRRKRQESELTNGQGETGGRGCGGWKRGDPAGGEETPRRRMPTRFASPPKASGEGGEENGAAATQESTKPRSEETKALPGVSSSRDGDKPLLSASTPWSAAAKRLRSPAASPLALPQFSLSRPLPPHPMASAASGPLSFGVSSPLVKRIKVSSLGARTTPLFALRRSGAGRGKETRDSALAPPSPASGVAAEAVSSSAVGTSPLHERPLHGGRLRVGSLFPSAAAHAALSSAAATHGKKASDAEGRDSGTGGGDAEGAPCALEPGRGRAAESEAAGQLSDGARERGESERGAESAGEKEGDKDERSKDQERRGRVLAGAAEGFAGSHGENASSGAPAPPEAQKKADEYSAGLDGSAQRPEETHSRAMQSAAARRNKREGGDSEEAEEEASAPLRLPGRCAEKGGTQVESPLRVSPLAEPTHVLPPWADSIAELTMRRRRKEALEPRARFDLSKADTPSELLRREGSSQDVAQRRDNDENCDNGQSLVHAERQTPRVVLYPASPCAPSFGAGGKADDACRLRSPSFGLGATERVAAGRSPREIHEGSGQGWA, encoded by the exons ATGCCTCAGCCAAGCCCACTTATTTGTGCTCTAAAAAGTGATTCAGAGTTCAGCGAAGCGACGCCAAAAACCAAGatggagccgcggcggcggaaaaggAAGGGCGGGGGACGGGCCTCCTGGGGTGCCGCCCCTCCACACGCCCTCCCGTCTGCCGAAAGCCACCTCAAACGCGGAATTGGCGCAGCCTCGATGGCCGGACGAAGCCAGCCGACTCCTGCCTCAAGCGCACGCTcatcttctttctctcctgtTTGTTTGGAGTCCCACGGACGGGCTATATCTCCTCGGCagtcctcctcgcgcaggtGCCCTCGATCGACATCCGCACACGCGTCAAGTTTacggccttcctcgcctgcgtctcccgcgACAGGAGGCTCCCAGCCACGCCCGGTaggccgacgaggcgccggcgcatccGCGCGCAATGAGGCTGCCTCCCACCCCCCTTTTACATCCTCTGCCCCCGCGGCCCCCCGCTGCGCTGCCACGCGCCGGCCGTTCTCCCAGACTCGCGGGTCTTCCGGTGAAACGGCTGGCCGttcctctgcggctccgctgccgcgggctCCAGTTTtgttttcgcctccgcctgtgtctgcctctctcgcctccttttCTGCGCCATTCAGGGCttcggctgcgcctgcgccgtcgtctcctcgcacacgcctgccgtcgccggaTGCTGACCAgcgggcgcccgccggcgcagagagaaagccgcggggaggcgcgcgtctgggGCTCCTGAAGGCGGTggccgcgggggcggccAGAGCCCACCGAGCCAAGCTTCGCACAGCTCGCTGCGACGCTGAATCTCCACCCGTGGGGGCTTCAGGGGACGCgagtccgcaggcgccccccGCCACTGAGCTGTACGTGCCGCTTGCAGCCTCGGACGGCGTCTCGGGGCTGTCTGTATCCTGTTCTTCTCCGTGTGCGCTTCCGCaagctgcgtcgccgctcgcgtcctccgGGCCTTCCTCGGCGTTGCCAGCGTTTTgcgcggcagcctcgagcggcgaggctgaggcACGCGCGAATGACCCCAGCGAGCTCAGTGGCGACGGCCaaggagagacagggacTCTTGGGCAGCGGGAAGAGCAGCCTGAAAGCCTGAGGaagcgcgcgtccgcggcgtggccgccaggcgccgtGGAGACGCGCTCACCCGAAGAAGCTgagcgcgcacgccgcagcgcctccgcgcagcggGAGCTCTGCGATGGGAGCGGTGCGGATCACCATGCTACGCGGCGCAGAAAGAGGATGGCGTcttcgcgaggagacgctgagGATGCAGGAAACCAGGCTGCGCGGGAGATCGCGGGTGAATGCGggccggcgagcgaggaagcgagactGGCTGACACAGAAAAGCAAGAAgtgcagagacagacggccGCGGATGCAGGGGCGCCTGAGGAAGGCCGCAAGACCGCAGAGGCACGACAAGGAAGGCACACTCGAGACAcgagggagggcggcggagcctaCAGGACGCGTGCAGAGGATTTTGAGAGCGAGCCGCGATCCTGTGACAGCGAGCGATGCGCAGTCGGAGGGATTCTGAACGCCAGCgtcagcgcggcgagcggcatAAGGGCGGAGccaggcgacagagaggaagcggcaggcgcgtccccggcgacggagagaagaggctggggcgaggaggcgaagagacacggcgcgcggctcgcgccagGCCTCGAAGCCACAGCCGCAGACACACGGGAGACAGAAGCGCGCCCGGGAGATGAGGACGCGTCGCTGGACACACAGCGCAGACAGAGGGAGGCCGTCCCCGCGAGCAAGGCAGAGTCGGCGAGGGGCGGCTGCTCGGCTGAAGGCGCCAACACACAGAGACGAGCAGACAGTGGACACGCGGAAGACATGCGCTGCGTCGACAGCCCAGCGCAAATAGAATCTGTGCTTCCCGAtaccgaggaagaaggcccTCGAATGCGAATTGAAGCTGAGAGACCGAGCGCaagcgcagcgcagacacTGCCTTCAGGCTCTCCGCGCTTCCCGGCGAATCACCCCCTGTCCTCATCTCCCTctgccgtctctccgctgcctgcgcaccactcttctctgcgccccTCTTCCTCGGATtcctcgcccttcgcctccgattcagctccgtcgcctctgtaTCTCCTTCCCTTTTCGTCTTTTTgtgcgacgacggcgaacgccgcgccTGCCCGGCGTTCAAGCGTTCatccgcggccgtcgcctgcgtcgcacCCCTCCGTGGCGGCTGTGTCGCtttcgtcggcgccgcctcgtccgcttcttccgcccGCCTTCCCGCCTGCGGGtgcgtcttctcttcctgcctcggcgtcgcctgtgcGGTCTCCGGCGTGGCCCTTGACTAGTTGCCCAGCAGCTCGTGCCGCGCCCTGtcttcgctcgcggccggcttctccgccttcgtcgccctgcggcgaccAACCGCTGCCTTTCTCCGCTTGGCTGGCCTCGCATCACGCGAAAGCGCTCTTCGGCGGAGACGATTCCGCCTCGTGTTTCagccctgcgcctccgcgccagaGCGGTaaagccgccgcgccccctGTCGCTGTGGCGGCGTTCGAGTCCccaccgccggcgcccgacTGCGGCTGGACATGGGCGGTCCGCCCCAGGGCGACGTCGAATCCTCCCGCGCCCCACGTGACGCAGAGCCcatgcgccgctgccgctcagCTGTCCCCGACTTGCAGACAGAGCGACAGGGCGACGGGAGAGTCCTTGcaggccgcgaccgcggcggaagcaAAAGGGGAGCAGGCGGCTCCACGCGCCCCGGGCACGGAGGAAAGCGCGGACGGGGGAGACACGCTGAACGGAAGAGTCAccgaagaagccgcaggcgaggaaggaacgAGCGGCCTCACCGGAGGCGGGGAAACGACTTGGGAAggagcgggcgccgcagacagagacgaggagggccTCATGAAAGAATATACACAAAGTGAGAAGGCAGAATGCGAGACTGCGCTCGCGAACCGAAACGAGGCTGCACATGAAGAAAACTGCTGCCGcgtggaagaggaggaatGCGGagagggtttagggttgaggGCGGATGAGGAATTTGAACGGGAGGGCGAGAGTGCAGAGTGTCTCGCGCAGGGCAAAGCAGTGAATGAGCTACGTGGCCTTCTTACTGGTCGATCAaaccgcggagacgccggcgcccgacAGCCCTCCAGGGCCCTGAGTGGTGactgcgagggagagcgagagaagggACGCCAGCAAGAGCAAAATGGACACGGCGGCGAGGTCGAGCCACCAAAGAGCAGCGAAAGCGCGGCCCCGACGGACGCCGAGGTGTGCGACGCAGACAAGACCGTGAACACCCGCGATCTCCACCGAGCCACGCAGAaacgagacgcacgcgccggcgcacggGTGGTGATAAGACAGCTGCCTCACCCCTGCAGACCTGCGCCGGTCGGCAGTCCACGAGGCTGCCCAACCACAGGTGAGAGCGAAGCTTGCCAAGACCCGAGGACAAGAGATGAGGCTGTGGCCGTGACGCGAGAGGCTCGGGCCGTAGAGGAGTGCGGCCCCTGTAAGGCAATCAAGgttcctctgcatgcgtcgggttgcgcgtccgctggcgcgtcggcgtcgtcgtcctgtGTCGTTCTGTCtcgctcccgcgccgcgccggcgtgggccgcggagacagggttgtgcgcggaggaaggcgcggaaaCGGAGGCGCGCCCAGAGGCCCGCCAGGCGCAGGCTTACCGCGGAGCCCCGGAGGGTGGCAGCGCCGAAAAGGACAGCCGGGAGGgtgaggccgccgacgcgacgcagagcagaGAGTCCGAGCCTGCATCACAGGCGTGCCCAGTCGACAGCGCGCTGTCGAGTCAGACACCggaagaggacgcaggcgGGGGGGAGCGCGGACCCGACGAGATCGActcgcgcgacagagagagcggcgcagagtgCGCTGGGCGTTTGAGTGCGCCCGTGGAGGCGCCCAGCcaggctgcagagagggCATGCTTGCTCGCAGCTACGGACACgcaggaaggaggcgacagcgaagcaAGGAGAGAAGCAAGCACGCGCACTAGGGAAGTCTCTGCgacaggcgaagcgcgcggagaggcggaagacgttTTGGCGCGGACTTCGCGCTCGGCACATTCCGCAAAACACCCTCTGGCCGTCGAGCAGGAGAAATGCACAGGGGGAGAACCGCGGGAAGTCGTaggagacggagagggaTGCGCGAgggaagagcgagaagcggccTGGAGCAAGCCTAGCGACTTGGGGACGCGGAGGGACAGTGCCCTCGTCCCagggggcgaggaggaggcgtggcgcggagagaagactgCGCTTGTGCGGGAGCTAGCGTCGCTGAAGGAGCAGAATGCGGCTCTTGAGCGCGACGTTGCGCGGCTGCGATTCGAACTCGCGGCGAggggcgcctctcgcgaaATTCCGGAAGATACGGGGCCCGCCGAAACAGTACCAGCGCCCGCCGAAACAGCACCAGCGCTCGCCGAGGCCGACGGCGTCTCCCAGCCGAGACCGCCGGCCACTCGCAGCGGGCCCAGCCGCCTCAGCGATTTGCAGCGGGatgacgccgccgcctctggcgacgcatgcgggttgcctcgaggagctgcggagacgcagagagccgccGTCCGGCGCGAGACGCTTCCGGAAGGCGTCACCGCGCGGTGTCTCTCGCTCGGGCCTGCGGAGTCGCGCGCGATTGCGGGCGCCAGCAAATGCACATGCGACGTAGGAATCCAGACGGAGACCTCCACACCGGTGGTCCCTGCGGCTCAAGAggtcgcaggcggcgtccttccgcgtccctcggcctcttcgccagcttcgtcgcccgcgtccgcgaccgcgggaCGCCCGTGCCctcgtccgcgcccgccggggCCACCGCCTCGAGGCCAGAAACCCTCGGGTCctcgcgcgctccgcgctgggctgtctgcttcagctgcgtcGACTCCGCGCGTGCCCGCTCGTGCGTCCCTCGCCGCGGATGCAACGCCCGCCGCTCTCAAGGCCTGGGGCTGCTGCGTGGATCGGAAGCGCCTCCCGTCGCTGGCGACTCTCGCGGGTCGGGCCGCGGTCGGAAGGGACCAAGAGGCCGCGCGTAAGCGAGGGGGAGGGAATCCTATACTCTCAGGCGAAGCTCCGCCTGGCTGCGGGGCGGACGCCAGAGGTGACAGCGCGGTCGCGCTGCCAGGAGAGTTCACAGGACACGTCGCACAAGCCCACGACGGGGCGGAGTCCGTGTTCTGGCTCGCTCGAGCCGGCCCCCTCGTGACGCATCTCGCGTgcctcgaggcgctcggcCGACGCGGTTTAAGTATAGTTGGAgaccgcagcgaggcgcgggcaggGGGTGCCGCTTACTcagacgcagagcggcggaggcgccgccaggATCGCGAACAggaggcctcgccctctgctcccgccgcggcttTGTGCCTCGCTGGTCCTCGCTCAAGGAGTACAGAGGCTTCCGGTCGCTTCGGCGccaacgcagagggcgcgagcctcgAGCTTTCGAGAGCGAGAAATTCCGGCGGAAATGGGTTCAAGCGACTGCCTCAGAAGGACGCGGTGGTGCAGGACTTTCTTCACGCCTTAGGCCCCTCAA TTTTCGCGGCATCCGGTAGCCCACCCCCCGCGGTtgtcgctgcggcgaagcagctgcgctcGCTCCTTCGTCCTTCTCTGCCGGCTGGAGGAAAGAAGCAGAACACGGTAGATCATGCATGTCCTCAGCTCGCAGGGTCTGGGCTGGGTCCGGCACTCGCCGGCtccctgcgaggcgccgggcCCGTGGGGGGTGTAGGCCTCCCGGACCTCGCGGGGGCGCAGACCCAAGCCGAGGCCCGCCGGGGTGCAGCGGACGCTAAGGATGGAGAGCgcacagaggcagaggagggcgctGACACGCCAGAGGACATTATAGCTCAGCGAAAatgctctctctcgcctgcgctaAAGAAGACGATCG GGATTTTTTTGTCTGCGATTCGGAGGGCAGCCACAGACAAGTCGCGCTTCCTTGAGGCTTTCCAGGAGCAGCTGCTCTCGTGCTCCCTCAAGTCTGCGCACATCGACCTGATCCT CGACGTGATCCCAGATTTGGGCATTGAAGGCTCGGAGAAGCAGGCGCTCTGGAGGGAAGGCGAAAAGGCGCTCGCCAGCAGTCTCGAGGGCGTTGCCGCgaagctccgccgcctcgggctCGCTGCGTCCCTGCCCCTCGCGCTGCCCCTCTCTGACGAAGAGAAACTTGTCCATATT GTCTTTTCATTCGAGAGcttgcgcagacgcgtcgagctgctgcagtttCTCAGCGAGAAGCACCTCCACCCTCTGCTTGCATCCTATTCGGCG CGCATCCGAGTCaagctggaggcgctgcagctcctgagggcgaaggcgcccgccctgcgtctcctttttGCC AATCTCCTGGCGACAGTCGACATCCTCAAccgagaagaggaggcgaacaaCCCGCCAGAAGGTGAAGAAGCTCCCCACTCTTGCGAGCTGGATGtcgccgacgcgggcggaggcagagagaatcGAGGCAAGAAGCGCCTGAGAGGAGAGGAATATCCCCAACAAGAAGCGGATGTGATGACGCGGCCTGCGTGGTTCCGGTGGTCGGTTACGCTGCGCAAG gttgaggaaggcgagaagggcagcgcgtcgctgtgGGTGAGCCCTGCGAGGACTGCAGCACACGATGAACAGAAGACAGATCAAAAGATTCAGTCGCGAGGAGTTTTTGCTGCAGATCGCCGAGTGTCGCCTCTGCTGAGGTCCCTCGCCGCTCACTCAG GACGCATTTTCGATGCGGGCGAACTCTTGCTTCTTAAGCGCGCTGCTGAGCAACCGGTTGAGAATCTGCTCGCAGACGTCTCGgggctcgtcgcggcgctccgcgggctcgcgtGGGCGGTGCGGCTTCTGCGGAAAAAGAAACATCCTTCGGAGCCGGCGGACAAGGTAGACTTCCGCGCTGGGGCCGATACCGCTGACACTCAGCTTCCAGCGGCACGCTTTGAAGGTCAGCCCACCCACACTCTGACAGAGACaggcggagagacggcgaacaCGGCGCAGCCAcagccctccgccgccgcgggccccgGCGGAAGCCTCGGCCCAGGCGGAGGTGCACGGTCGCCGGAGCCCGCTCTCGGCAGCACTCCTGTCCCTGCGTGGTGCGTGGTGCACATTGCACAAAAGTTGGAGACGTGCCTGGAGCGTCAGTCTCTTTCGTGGCctgaggcgccgcgtccggcAGACGCGTTCCTGCCGCACCTCGAGGCAACGCTCTCCGCTCTGGTGACGTCGCACGTGGAGCCTCttctgtcgctctcgctggagCTCGCGTACCGCTACACGCTCACGGCGCTTTGGATGGGGGACCCCGACCCGTTTCTTCCgcttgctgcgcctgcgaaaCACCCCTCGTcgaccgcctcctccgcctccccctctGAGTCCGCCCCAGCGTTGCCTTTACTCCTCGGCGAAGCGAGagccgcgctctgcgcggctctcttgccgccgctgcaggcgagcgcggcgtcgagcgcgcaGAGTGGCACGCGCCAGAATCTTTTCGCCCTGCTTCTCCAGTTCTTCGAAACGTACCacaaggcggaggagagcgtcgcctgcgagctGTTGCGGCACGCGCAGCCGGAGCCGCCCgccggggcgccgccgctgccgctgtggaggaggcgaaagcgccaAGAGTCCGAGCTAACGAACGGCCAGGGGGAGACGGGGggaagaggctgcggcggatgGAAACGCGGCGACCCcgctggaggcgaagagacgccgcgccggaggatGCCCACGCGGTTCGCCTCGCCACCGAAGgccagcggagaaggcggagaagagaacggagcggcagccacgcaggAGAGCACGAAGCctcgcagcgaggagacaaagGCCCTCCCGGGCGTGTCCTCGAGTCGCGACGGCGacaagcctcttctttcgGCGTCCACGCCCTGGAGCGCGGCAGCCAAGCGCTTGCGgtcgccggccgcgtcccctctcgcgctgccgcagttctctctctctcggccgctgcctcctcatCCGATGGCGTCAGCCGCCTCGGGCCCGTTGTCGtttggcgtctcctcgccgctcgtGAAGAGAATAAAGGTCTcgagcctcggcgcgcggacCACGCCCCTGTTTGCGCTCAGACGCTCAGGAGCCGGAAGGGGCAAGGAGACACGCGattccgcgctcgcgccgccctcacCTGCGTCGGGGGtggccgcggaggctgtctcttcgtcaGCCGTGGGGACCTCCCCCTTACACGAGAGACCCCTGCACggagggcgcctgcgcgtgggCTCGCTTTtcccctctgccgccgcgcacgcggcgctctcctctgccgcagcgacgcatgGAAAGAAggccagcgacgcagagggcagaGACTCAGGCAccgggggcggagacgcagaaggcgcgccttGCGCGCTGGAGCCTGGACGAGGGAGGGCTGCCgagagcgaagccgcgggaCAGCTTAGTgacggcgcgagagagcgaggcgagagcgagagaggcgcagaaagcgCCGGCGAAAAGGAGGGTGACAAAGACGAGCGAAGCAAGGATcaagagagacgcgggcgcgtgctggctggggcggcggagggttTCGCTGGAAGTCACGGCGAGAACGCGAgctcgggcgcgccggccccACCTGAAGCGCAAAAGAAAGCGGACGAGTACAGCGCGGGACTGGACGGGAGTGCGCAGAGgccagaggagacgcacTCGAGGGCGATGCAGAGCGCTGCGGCCCGCAGAAACAaacgcgagggcggagacagcgaggaggcggaggaagaggcgagcgcgccccTGCGTTTGCCTGGGCGATGCGCTGAGAAAGGAGGCACGCAGGTCGaatcgccgctgcgcgtctctccgctcgcggAGCCGACCCACGTGCTCCCCCCGTGGGCGGACTCCATCGCCGAGCTGACGatgcgccgacggcgaaaggaggccctcgagccgcgagcgagatTTGACCTGAGCAAGGCTGACACGCCCAGCGAACTCCTGCGAAGAGAGGGAAGCTCCCAGGATGTCGCACAGAGGCGAGACAACGATGAAAACTGCGACAACGGGCAAAGCTTAGTTCACGCTGAGCGCCAGactccgcgcgtcgtcttgtaccccgcttcgccctgcgcgccctccttcggcgccggAGGAAAGGCGGACGATGCATGCAggctgcggtcgccgtcTTTTGGCCTGGGTGCGACGGAGAgagtcgccgcaggccgGTCTCCACGCGAAATACACGAGGGTTCGGGGCAGGGCTGGGCGTAA
- a CDS encoding putative myosin light chain MLC1 (encoded by transcript BESB_072760) produces MASESDIQAAFQECESRGTLPAAKLGEAARLAGASPSNAEVSACAGQSGGGLDLAAFKAFCTKTKHGDDDLKDLKELFRGADMNDTGKLPKVAMKKMLQSFGEPLTDDEFEAVVKEFARDGGENVDYASMLARIIQS; encoded by the exons atggcgagcgagagcgacatTCAGGCCGCATTCCAGGAGTGCGAGAGTAGGGGAACGCTTCCAGCAGCAAAGCTTGGCGAAGCGGCCCgactcgcaggcgcgtcgccttctaATGCCGAAGTCTCTGCTTGTGCAGGCCAGTCAGGCGGAGGGTTGGATTTGGCGGCATTCAAGGCCTTCTGCACGAAGACAAAGCATGGCGACGACGACCTGAAGGACCTGAAGGAGCTGTTCAGAG GGGCGGATATGAACGATACAGGGAAGTTGCCGAAGGTGGCAATGAAGAAGATGCTTCAGAGCTTCGGCGAGCCTCTGACTGATGATGAGTTTGAAGCTGTGGTGAAGGAAttcgcgcgcgacgggggCGAAAATGTCGATTATGCCAGCATGCTCGCACGCATTATCCAGTCGTAG
- a CDS encoding protein tyrosine phosphatase family protein, ptpla protein (encoded by transcript BESB_072780): MAAVAPSVPSVTPAAAAEPNAPASPPPEPKLVRGARRPSLTSHLYLFLYNCFATAAWGYVFFHFLRFCLEKSSLLAWSSSAPALYRAIEGPLIVAQTMQAMEILHAVVGIVHSGVVTTFMQVFSRLQLVLFLFRYVPISYNTVAFFNLIGAWCLAELLRYPFFAAQELLQCIYFAETKKAFGDEGALAAVKVKTEVPMVLRWLRYSGFTFLYPLGITSEVLCMLNGLSTLQLPLFAHYPVPMPNMLNFEVNLHFIYILILLACIPGSFLLYNHMLQQRKKNLYGVGVEEKKTQ, from the exons ATGGCAGCCGTTGCGCCCTCCGTCCCCTCTGTCAccccggccgcggccgcggagcccaacgcgcccgcgtcgcctccgccggaaCCCAAGctggtgcgcggcgcgcggcggccgtcgctgaCGAGTCATCTGTATCTTTTCCTGTACAACTGCTTCGCGACGGCTGCGTGGGGGTACGTCTTTTTCCACTTTCTGCGATTCTGCTTGGAGAAGTCGAGTCTCCTGGCCTggagctccagcgcgccAGCGCTCTACCGCGCGATCGAGGGCCCGCTGATCGTCGCACAAACGATGCAGGCGATGGAAATCCTCCACGCGGTCGTCGGCATCGTGCACAGTGGAGTCGTGACCACGTTCATGCAG gtcttctcgcgcctgcaACTCGTCTTGTTCCTCTTCCGCTACGTCCCGATTTCGTACAACACGGTCGCCTTCTTCAACCTCATCGGCGCGTGGTGCCTCGCGGAGCTCCTGCG GTATCcgttcttcgccgcgcaaGAGCTCCTTCAGTGCATCTACTTCGCCGAAACGAAGAAGGCATTCGGCGACGAAGGGGCGCTGGCAGCGGTCAAGGTGAAGACCGAAGTTCCCATGGTCCTCAGGTGGCTGCGCTACTCAG GATTTACTTTTCTGTATCCGCTGGGGATTACGAGCGAAGTCCTCTGCATGCTGAACGGGCTGTccacgctgcagctgcctctgTTTGCGCACTACCCAGTCCCGATGCCCAACATGCTCAACTTCGAAGTGAATCTGCACTTTATCTACATCCTCAttctcctcgcctgcatTCCGGGCAGCTTCTTGCTGTATAACCAcatgctgcagcagcgcaagAAGAACCTTTACGGCGTGGGAGttgaggagaagaagacgcagtaA